In Esox lucius isolate fEsoLuc1 chromosome 6, fEsoLuc1.pri, whole genome shotgun sequence, the following proteins share a genomic window:
- the LOC109615862 gene encoding barrier-to-autointegration factor-like, with protein MSTTSQKHRDFVAEPMGEKPVTTLSGIGQVLGKKLEEQGFDKAYLVLGQFLLLRKDGELFTEWLKDASGANTRNAASCCQCLREWCDAFL; from the exons ATGTCGACCACTTCTCAGAAGCACAGAGACTTCGTTGCCGAACCCATGGGTGAAAAACCGGTGACTACACTGTCGGGAATTGGACAAGTGTTGGGAAAGAAACTGGAAGAACAAGGTTTTGATAAG GCATACTTGGTCCTGGGTCAGTTTCTGTTGCTGCGGAAAGATGGGGAGCTGTTTACTGAGTGGCTGAAGGATGCAAGTGGAGCCAACACCAGGAATGCTGCATCCTGCTGCCAGTGCCTGAGAGAGTGGTGCGATGCATTTCTGTGA
- the pygb gene encoding glycogen phosphorylase, brain form isoform X1, giving the protein MSTPLSDQEKRKQISVRGIAGLGDVAEIKKSFNRHLHFTLVKDRNVATPRDYYFALAHTVRDHLVGRWIRTQQYYYEKDPKRVHYLSLEFYMGRTLQNTMINLGLQTACDEAIYQLGLDIEELEEIEEDAGLGNGGLGRLAACFLDSMASLGLAAYGYGIRYEFGIFNQKIRDGWQVEEADDWLRYGNPWEKARPEYMLPVHFYGRVEPTAGGVKWVDTQVVLAMPYDTPVPGFKNNTVNTMRLWSAKAPNDFNLREFNVGDYIEAVLDRNLAENISRVLYPNDNFFEGKELRLKQEYFVVAATLQDIIRRFKSSKFGCRDPVRTSFETFPAKVAIQLNDTHPALAIPELMRILVDVEKLNWDKAWEVTRQTCAYTNHTVLPEALERWPIYLFEKLLPRHLQIIYQINHLHLQRIAAMFPGDTDRLRRMSLIEEGDPKRINMAHLCVVGSHAVNGVAQIHSDIVKNTVFKDFYEVEPGKFQNKTNGITPRRWLLLCNPGLADIIAEKIGDDFVTDLYQLRNLLDFIDDEAFIRDIANVKQENKQKFATYLEKEYDVKINYESLFDIHVKRIHEYKRQLLNLLHVITFYNRIKKNPSKHFVPRTVIIGGKAAPGYHMAKMIIKLITAVGLVVNNDPVVGDRLKVIYLENYRVSLAEKVIPAADLSEQISTAGTEASGTGNMKFMLNGALTIGTMDGANVEMAEEAGEENLFIFGMRVEDVEAMDKTGYNAQEYYQRLPELRQAIDQIQTGFFSPAQPELFKDVVNMLMKHDRFKVFADYEAYMTCQGKVSELYMNPKEWTRVVIRNIAGSGKFSSDRTISEYAREIWGVEPSDVKIPPPNEPSISSS; this is encoded by the exons ATGAGCACCCCACTCAGTGATCaggaaaagagaaaacagaTTAGCGTGCGCGGCATTGCAGGACTGGGCGATGTCGCAGAAATCAAGAAAAGCTTCAACAGGCATCTTCACTTTACTCTTGTCAAAGATCGTAATGTAGCCACTCCAAGGGACTACTACTTCGCTTTGGCTCACACCGTCAGGGACCACCTGGTTGGGAGATGGATCCGCACTCAGCAATATTATTATGAGAAAGATCCAAAG AGGGTCCACTATCTGTCGTTGGAGTTTTACATGGGCCGGACCCTTCAGAACACCATGATCAACCTGGGCCTGCAGACTGCCTGCGATGAAGCCATATACCAG CTGGGCTTGGACatagaggagctggaggagatcGAGGAGGACGCCGGGTTGGGGAATGGGGGCCTGGGGCGCCTTGCAG CTTGTTTTCTGGACTCCATGGCCTCTCTGGGCCTTGCAGCCTATGGTTACGGCATCCGCTATGAGTTTGGCATCTTTAATCAGAAGATCAGGGACGGCTGGCAG gtGGAGGAGGCTGATGATTGGCTGCGTTATGGAAACCCGTGGGAAAAGGCCCGTCCAGAGTACATGCTCCCAGTCCACTTCTACGGCCGAGTGGAACCCACCGCGGGGGGGGTGAAGTGGGTGGACACACAG GTTGTCCTGGCCATGCCTTACGACACTCCTGTGCCTGGATTCAAGAACAACACAGTCAACACGATGAGACTGTGGTCTGCTAAGGCTCCCAACGACTTCAACCTGCGGGAAT TCAATGTTGGTGACTACATTGAAGCTGTGCTGGATCGAAACCTGGCCGAGAACATCTCACGAGTCCTCTATCCCAATGACAAC tttttTGAGGGCAAGGAGCTACGTCTGAAGCAGGAGTACTTTGTGGTGGCTGCAACGTTGCAGGACATCATCCGTCGCTTCAAGTCCTCCAAGTTTGGCTGCAGAGACCCCGTCCGGACCTCGTTCGAGACCTTCCCGGCGAAA GTGGCCATCCAGCTGAACGACACTCACCCTGCCCTGGCCATCCCGGAGCTCATGAGAATTCTCGTGGATGTGGAGAAGTTGAACTGGGACAAG GCGTGGGAGGTGACACGGCAGACCTGTGCCTACACCAACCACACAGTGCTCCCCGAGGCGCTGGAGCGCTGGCCCATCTACCTGTTTGAGAAGCTGCTGCCCCGCCACCTGCAGATCATTTACCAGATTAaccacctccacctccag AGGATCGCTGCCATGTTCCCAGGCGACACCGACCGCCTCAGGAGGATGTCCCTGATCGAGGAAGGGGACCCCAAGAGGATCAACATGGCCCACTTGTGTGTGGTTGGATCCCACGCTGTCAATGGAGTTGCGCAGATCCATTCAGACATTGTCAAGAACACTGT TTTTAAAGACTTCTATGAGGTGGAGCCCGGGAAGTTCCAGAACAAGACCAATGGGATAACTCCTCGCCGCTGGCTGTTGCTGTGTAACCCCGGTCTGGCGGACATCATTGCTGAG aaAATTGGAGACGATTTCGTGACGGATCTCTACCAGCTAAGGAATCTACTGGACTTCATTGATGACGAGGCTTTCATTCGTGACATCGCCAATGTGAAACAG GAGAACAAGCAGAAGTTTGCCACTTACCTGGAGAAGGAGTATGACGTGAAGATCAACTACGAGTCCCTATTTGACATCCATGTGAAGAGAATCCATGAGTACAAAAGACAGCTGCTCAACCTTCTTCACGTCATCACCTTCTATAACC GGATTAAAAAGAACCCCTCTAAGCACTTTGTTCCGAGGACCGTGATCATTGGTGGAAAG GCTGCACCTGGATACCACATGGCTAAGATGATCATCAAACTGATCACAGCAGTAGGCCTGGTGGTCAACAACGACCCAGTGGTGGGGGATAGGTTAAAGGTCATCTACCTTGAGAACTACAGAGTCTCCCTGGCAGAGAAAG TGATTCCTGCTGCTGACCTATCAGAGCAGATCTCCACAGCGGGAACCGAGGCTTCGGGCACCGGCAACATGAAGTTCATGCTGAATGGAGCACTCACCATCGGCACCATGGACGGAGCCAACGTAGAGATGGCCGAGGAGGCCGGGGAGGAGAACCTCTTCATCTTTGGCATGAGGGTGGAGGACGTGGAAGCCATGGATAAAACTGG GTACAATGCCCAAGAGTACTACCAGCGTTTACCAGAGCTGAGGCAGGCGATCGACCAGATCCAGACAGGTTTCTTCAGTCCCGCGCAGCCCGAACTCTTCAAGGATGTGGTCAACATGCTCATGAAACACGACAG GTTCAAAGTTTTCGCCGATTACGAGGCCTACATGACCTGCCAAGGCAAAGTCAGCGAGCTATACATG AACCCTAAAGAGTGGACACGGGTGGTGATCCGCAACATCGCCGGTTCCGGCAAGTTCTCCAGCGACCGAACCATCAGTGAGTACGCCCGGGAGATCTGGGGGGTGGAGCCCTCCGATGTGAAGATCCCACCCCCTAACGAGCCCTCCATTTCGTCCAGTTAA
- the pygb gene encoding glycogen phosphorylase, brain form isoform X2 — MGRTLQNTMINLGLQTACDEAIYQLGLDIEELEEIEEDAGLGNGGLGRLAACFLDSMASLGLAAYGYGIRYEFGIFNQKIRDGWQVEEADDWLRYGNPWEKARPEYMLPVHFYGRVEPTAGGVKWVDTQVVLAMPYDTPVPGFKNNTVNTMRLWSAKAPNDFNLREFNVGDYIEAVLDRNLAENISRVLYPNDNFFEGKELRLKQEYFVVAATLQDIIRRFKSSKFGCRDPVRTSFETFPAKVAIQLNDTHPALAIPELMRILVDVEKLNWDKAWEVTRQTCAYTNHTVLPEALERWPIYLFEKLLPRHLQIIYQINHLHLQRIAAMFPGDTDRLRRMSLIEEGDPKRINMAHLCVVGSHAVNGVAQIHSDIVKNTVFKDFYEVEPGKFQNKTNGITPRRWLLLCNPGLADIIAEKIGDDFVTDLYQLRNLLDFIDDEAFIRDIANVKQENKQKFATYLEKEYDVKINYESLFDIHVKRIHEYKRQLLNLLHVITFYNRIKKNPSKHFVPRTVIIGGKAAPGYHMAKMIIKLITAVGLVVNNDPVVGDRLKVIYLENYRVSLAEKVIPAADLSEQISTAGTEASGTGNMKFMLNGALTIGTMDGANVEMAEEAGEENLFIFGMRVEDVEAMDKTGYNAQEYYQRLPELRQAIDQIQTGFFSPAQPELFKDVVNMLMKHDRFKVFADYEAYMTCQGKVSELYMNPKEWTRVVIRNIAGSGKFSSDRTISEYAREIWGVEPSDVKIPPPNEPSISSS; from the exons ATGGGCCGGACCCTTCAGAACACCATGATCAACCTGGGCCTGCAGACTGCCTGCGATGAAGCCATATACCAG CTGGGCTTGGACatagaggagctggaggagatcGAGGAGGACGCCGGGTTGGGGAATGGGGGCCTGGGGCGCCTTGCAG CTTGTTTTCTGGACTCCATGGCCTCTCTGGGCCTTGCAGCCTATGGTTACGGCATCCGCTATGAGTTTGGCATCTTTAATCAGAAGATCAGGGACGGCTGGCAG gtGGAGGAGGCTGATGATTGGCTGCGTTATGGAAACCCGTGGGAAAAGGCCCGTCCAGAGTACATGCTCCCAGTCCACTTCTACGGCCGAGTGGAACCCACCGCGGGGGGGGTGAAGTGGGTGGACACACAG GTTGTCCTGGCCATGCCTTACGACACTCCTGTGCCTGGATTCAAGAACAACACAGTCAACACGATGAGACTGTGGTCTGCTAAGGCTCCCAACGACTTCAACCTGCGGGAAT TCAATGTTGGTGACTACATTGAAGCTGTGCTGGATCGAAACCTGGCCGAGAACATCTCACGAGTCCTCTATCCCAATGACAAC tttttTGAGGGCAAGGAGCTACGTCTGAAGCAGGAGTACTTTGTGGTGGCTGCAACGTTGCAGGACATCATCCGTCGCTTCAAGTCCTCCAAGTTTGGCTGCAGAGACCCCGTCCGGACCTCGTTCGAGACCTTCCCGGCGAAA GTGGCCATCCAGCTGAACGACACTCACCCTGCCCTGGCCATCCCGGAGCTCATGAGAATTCTCGTGGATGTGGAGAAGTTGAACTGGGACAAG GCGTGGGAGGTGACACGGCAGACCTGTGCCTACACCAACCACACAGTGCTCCCCGAGGCGCTGGAGCGCTGGCCCATCTACCTGTTTGAGAAGCTGCTGCCCCGCCACCTGCAGATCATTTACCAGATTAaccacctccacctccag AGGATCGCTGCCATGTTCCCAGGCGACACCGACCGCCTCAGGAGGATGTCCCTGATCGAGGAAGGGGACCCCAAGAGGATCAACATGGCCCACTTGTGTGTGGTTGGATCCCACGCTGTCAATGGAGTTGCGCAGATCCATTCAGACATTGTCAAGAACACTGT TTTTAAAGACTTCTATGAGGTGGAGCCCGGGAAGTTCCAGAACAAGACCAATGGGATAACTCCTCGCCGCTGGCTGTTGCTGTGTAACCCCGGTCTGGCGGACATCATTGCTGAG aaAATTGGAGACGATTTCGTGACGGATCTCTACCAGCTAAGGAATCTACTGGACTTCATTGATGACGAGGCTTTCATTCGTGACATCGCCAATGTGAAACAG GAGAACAAGCAGAAGTTTGCCACTTACCTGGAGAAGGAGTATGACGTGAAGATCAACTACGAGTCCCTATTTGACATCCATGTGAAGAGAATCCATGAGTACAAAAGACAGCTGCTCAACCTTCTTCACGTCATCACCTTCTATAACC GGATTAAAAAGAACCCCTCTAAGCACTTTGTTCCGAGGACCGTGATCATTGGTGGAAAG GCTGCACCTGGATACCACATGGCTAAGATGATCATCAAACTGATCACAGCAGTAGGCCTGGTGGTCAACAACGACCCAGTGGTGGGGGATAGGTTAAAGGTCATCTACCTTGAGAACTACAGAGTCTCCCTGGCAGAGAAAG TGATTCCTGCTGCTGACCTATCAGAGCAGATCTCCACAGCGGGAACCGAGGCTTCGGGCACCGGCAACATGAAGTTCATGCTGAATGGAGCACTCACCATCGGCACCATGGACGGAGCCAACGTAGAGATGGCCGAGGAGGCCGGGGAGGAGAACCTCTTCATCTTTGGCATGAGGGTGGAGGACGTGGAAGCCATGGATAAAACTGG GTACAATGCCCAAGAGTACTACCAGCGTTTACCAGAGCTGAGGCAGGCGATCGACCAGATCCAGACAGGTTTCTTCAGTCCCGCGCAGCCCGAACTCTTCAAGGATGTGGTCAACATGCTCATGAAACACGACAG GTTCAAAGTTTTCGCCGATTACGAGGCCTACATGACCTGCCAAGGCAAAGTCAGCGAGCTATACATG AACCCTAAAGAGTGGACACGGGTGGTGATCCGCAACATCGCCGGTTCCGGCAAGTTCTCCAGCGACCGAACCATCAGTGAGTACGCCCGGGAGATCTGGGGGGTGGAGCCCTCCGATGTGAAGATCCCACCCCCTAACGAGCCCTCCATTTCGTCCAGTTAA